In Pseudomonadota bacterium, the genomic stretch CGTTTGACATTCCCGTAATAATCCACAACTAAGATGGGGATTTGAAAGACCCAACCAGACCGAACCAGAGAGTGAAGACGCTTAAACGATGGAATTTTCCGAACTGGGCCTGAGCGCCGAAGTTTTGCAGGCCGTCACCGATGCCGGCTACCAGACTCCCACCCCGATCCAAGAACAGGCCATCCCCGTCATATTGATGGGCCGTGACGTGCTCGGCTGCGCCCAGACCGGCACCGGCAAGACCGCCGGCTTCACGCTGCCGATGATCGACATCCTCTCCGCCGGCCGCGCCAAGGCGAGGATGCCGCGCTCGCTCATCGTCGAGCCGACCCGCGAGCTGGCCGCCCAGGTGGCCGAGAACTTCGAGACCTACGGCAAGTATCACAAGCTGAGCCATGCCTTGCTGATCGGCGGCGTGAGCTTCAGCGACCAGGAGTCCCGGCTCGACCGCGGCGTCGATGTGCTGATCGCCACGCCTGGTCGACTCTTGGACCAGTTCGAGCGTGGCAAGGTGCTCCTGAACGACGTCAAGCTGCTGGTGATCGACGAGGCCGACCGCATGCTCGACATGGGTTTCATCCCCGATGTCGAACGTATCGTCTCGCTGTTGCCGAAGATCCGCCAGACGCTGTTCTTCTCGGCCACCATGCCGCCCGAGATCAAGCGCCTGGCCGATGCCTTCCTCATGAACCCGCGCGAGATCTCCGTGTCGCCGCCGGCCTCGCCGGCAGCGAACGTGATCCAGGGCCTGGTCAAGGTCGGCACTGCCGACAAGCGGCGCGCGCTGCGCTCCTTGATCCAGAGCGAGGACGTGAAGAACGCGCTCATCTTCTGCAACCGCAAGCGCGACATCGGCGTGCTGGTACGATCGCTGGAGCGCCACGGCCTCGACGTGGGCGCGCTCCATGGCGACATGCATCAGAGCCAGCGCACCGAGACCCTCGATGCCTTCCGCGCCAACAAGATCCGGCTCCTGGTCTGCAGCGATGTCGCCGCCCGCGGCCTCGATATCGACGATCTGAGCCATGTCTTCTGTTTCGACGTGCCGCGCCATCCTGAGGACTACGTGCACCGCATCGGCCGCACCGGCCGCGCCGGCAAGTCGGGCCGCGCCTTCACCTTCGCCACCTCCGAGGACGGCAAGTTCCTGGCCGCGATCGAGCGCCTCATCGGCAAGAAGATCCCGATCGTCACGGTTGCCGACCTGCCCGAGGACGGCGGCGCCGAGGCCGAGCCCGCCGACGTGCGTGGTTCGCGCGAGCGTCGCCCCCGCCGCGGCGAGCGCAAGCCGAGCGCCGCGCCACGCCATTCCGCGCCCCGCGCGGTCGAGCCGCAGGCGGTCGAGCCCCATGCCGATAGCCACAATATCGCCGCCTTCCCGGGGGTGGACTTGGGGAGGGGGTGGTCCCCGTCCTCTCCCGGACCCTCCCCAGGCCCGCGATCCGAGCCCCGCCATCCCCGGCGCGAGGATCGCAACCGCGGCCGTGGCCACGAGCGCGAGGATGGCGCCCCGGTCGTCGGCCTCGGCGACCATGTGCCGGCCTTCCTGTTGCGGCCGGTCAAGGTGAGTAGCGCGGGCGACTAAGCCGCTCTATCCTCTCCGGCCATGAAGACGATCTTCATCATGGTCAAATGCCAGCTCGGCAAGGCCTATGACGTGGCCGATGCCGCCGTGCTCAATGTCGAGCAGGTCTCCGAGGTGCATTCCATTTCGGGCCAGTTCGACCTGTTGATGAAGTGCTACCTCGGCGACAAC encodes the following:
- a CDS encoding DEAD/DEAH box helicase translates to MEFSELGLSAEVLQAVTDAGYQTPTPIQEQAIPVILMGRDVLGCAQTGTGKTAGFTLPMIDILSAGRAKARMPRSLIVEPTRELAAQVAENFETYGKYHKLSHALLIGGVSFSDQESRLDRGVDVLIATPGRLLDQFERGKVLLNDVKLLVIDEADRMLDMGFIPDVERIVSLLPKIRQTLFFSATMPPEIKRLADAFLMNPREISVSPPASPAANVIQGLVKVGTADKRRALRSLIQSEDVKNALIFCNRKRDIGVLVRSLERHGLDVGALHGDMHQSQRTETLDAFRANKIRLLVCSDVAARGLDIDDLSHVFCFDVPRHPEDYVHRIGRTGRAGKSGRAFTFATSEDGKFLAAIERLIGKKIPIVTVADLPEDGGAEAEPADVRGSRERRPRRGERKPSAAPRHSAPRAVEPQAVEPHADSHNIAAFPGVDLGRGWSPSSPGPSPGPRSEPRHPRREDRNRGRGHEREDGAPVVGLGDHVPAFLLRPVKVSSAGD
- a CDS encoding Lrp/AsnC ligand binding domain-containing protein; amino-acid sequence: MKTIFIMVKCQLGKAYDVADAAVLNVEQVSEVHSISGQFDLLMKCYLGDNEDIGHFVQEKVQRLPGIKDTFTLITFKAFA